In a genomic window of Narcine bancroftii isolate sNarBan1 chromosome 7, sNarBan1.hap1, whole genome shotgun sequence:
- the khk gene encoding ketohexokinase isoform X9, with translation MPPIHVQFSHYLVLPVDSWALSHLVVFRKSSFPASIVISNIKKGSRTILHTNSFITDDFQTRGVNISNIVWQHLGVTPCACCLVNITNGSRTVMLSDMNLANVTPEDFKKVDFSQYKWIHWEPSSNHQMQHWNDIVNVKLNFESKIIESQPNEDGEKEMRYYLGNKVKGTGEEAVDFLGRNATEQVAMIQQVEEYNANVPSEQRITISVEIEKTREELYQLFGHGDVVFVSKDIARHFGFNSASKAVKGLYSRVKPGAYLICAWAEKGADAMGPDGVFHSNAFPPKKLVDTLGAGDTFNAAVIFELFNGKSIQEALTFGCQIAGKKCGIEGYDGIV, from the exons AATCATCCTTCCCAGCCTCCATTGTCATCAGCAATATAAAGAAAGGTTCACGTACCATTCTTCATACAAACAG CTTCATAACAGATGATTTTCAAACCCGAGGTGTTAATATATCCAATATTGTGTGGCAGCATCTTGGAGTTACACCTTGTGCTTGCTGCCTTGTGAACATTACTAATGGCTCACGAACAGTCATGCTCTCTGACAT GAATTTGGCAAATGTTACCCCAGAGGATTTTAAGAAAGTTGATTTTTCACAATACAAATGGATTCACTGGGAG CCTTCTTCAAATCACCAAATGCAACATTGGAATGATATTGTCAAtgtaaaattaaattttgaatccAAAATTATTGAATCTCAACCAAATGAAGATGGAGAAAAAGAAATGAGATATTATTTGGGAAACAAGGTAAAAGGTACAGGTGAAGAGGCAGTTGATTTTTTG GGCAGAAATGCCACTGAACAGGTTGCCATGATACAGCAAGTGGAGGAATACAATGCCAATGTGCCATCTGAGCAACGAATTACCATCTCTGTGGAGATTGAGAAAACAAGAGAAGAACTGTACCAACTTTTTGGACACGGAGATGTG GTCTTTGTCAGCAAAGATATTGCCAGACACTTTGGATTTAATTCAGCATCAAAAGCAGTAAAAGGCCTTTACAGTCGGGTAAAACCTGG tGCATACCTAATCTGTGCTTGGGCTGAGAAAGGAGCTGATGCAATGGGTCCTGATGGAGTCTTTCATTCAAATGCTTTTCCGCCTAAAAAGCTTGTGGATACTCTTGGAGCAGGAGATACTTTCAATGCGGCTGTAATATTTGAGCTGTTTAATG gcAAGTCTATTCAGGAAGCGTTGACGTTCGGTTGCCAAATTGCTGGGAAAAAGTGTGGGATTGAAGGATATGATGGAATTGTCTGA
- the khk gene encoding ketohexokinase isoform X15: protein MLSDMNLANVTPEDFKKVDFSQYKWIHWEPSSNHQMQHWNDIVNVKLNFESKIIESQPNEDGEKEMRYYLGNKVKGTGEEAVDFLGRNATEQVAMIQQVEEYNANVPSEQRITISVEIEKTREELYQLFGHGDVVFVSKDIARHFGFNSASKAVKGLYSRVKPGAYLICAWAEKGADAMGPDGVFHSNAFPPKKLVDTLGAGDTFNAAVIFELFNGKSIQEALTFGCQIAGKKCGIEGYDGIV, encoded by the exons ATGCTCTCTGACAT GAATTTGGCAAATGTTACCCCAGAGGATTTTAAGAAAGTTGATTTTTCACAATACAAATGGATTCACTGGGAG CCTTCTTCAAATCACCAAATGCAACATTGGAATGATATTGTCAAtgtaaaattaaattttgaatccAAAATTATTGAATCTCAACCAAATGAAGATGGAGAAAAAGAAATGAGATATTATTTGGGAAACAAGGTAAAAGGTACAGGTGAAGAGGCAGTTGATTTTTTG GGCAGAAATGCCACTGAACAGGTTGCCATGATACAGCAAGTGGAGGAATACAATGCCAATGTGCCATCTGAGCAACGAATTACCATCTCTGTGGAGATTGAGAAAACAAGAGAAGAACTGTACCAACTTTTTGGACACGGAGATGTG GTCTTTGTCAGCAAAGATATTGCCAGACACTTTGGATTTAATTCAGCATCAAAAGCAGTAAAAGGCCTTTACAGTCGGGTAAAACCTGG tGCATACCTAATCTGTGCTTGGGCTGAGAAAGGAGCTGATGCAATGGGTCCTGATGGAGTCTTTCATTCAAATGCTTTTCCGCCTAAAAAGCTTGTGGATACTCTTGGAGCAGGAGATACTTTCAATGCGGCTGTAATATTTGAGCTGTTTAATG gcAAGTCTATTCAGGAAGCGTTGACGTTCGGTTGCCAAATTGCTGGGAAAAAGTGTGGGATTGAAGGATATGATGGAATTGTCTGA